A DNA window from Ranitomeya imitator isolate aRanImi1 chromosome 2, aRanImi1.pri, whole genome shotgun sequence contains the following coding sequences:
- the LOC138666555 gene encoding formyl peptide receptor 2-like, giving the protein MVRSPGGYDTIDYYYYNKILENTSIPLYSIVLALGIIGNGLVIWIAGFRMKNTISAVWFLHLAIADFLCCTSLPVRIVEWAADFSYVLDFPYCIMNFVLFNVNMSASVLLLTAMSIDRWVSVMWPFWAKVHRSRNLVRFSVAIIWGLSFTVAGAVYYIHRYHVGSLYEWCIYRYYIYYYNPELHQTIHLIRLVIMCVIPFLIIVTSYVTIFYKLRKSKRSQRSQRSSRIITAVISCFFICWFPYYICRLTPWYHRYNITPNYWDYITYHIVDTIVTSLAYLNSCLNPIIYVFLTPDFQHGFLRSIPSRLERAFGDHPNDLSRERGDTGDTRPAAV; this is encoded by the exons ATGGTAAG GTCACCTGGCGGATACGACacgatagattattattattacaataagATTCTAGAGAATACATCCATTCCATTATACAGCATTGTTCTTGCTCTCGGGATTATCGGTAATGGATTAGTCATCTGGATTGCCGGATTCAGGATGAAGAACACAATCAGCGCCGTGTGGTTCCTCCACCTGGCCATCGCGGACTTCCTGTGCTGCACATCCCTCCCCGTGCGAATTGTTGAGTGGGCTGCAGATTTCTCATATGTCCTAGAttttccatattgtataatgaactTTGTTCTGTTTAATGTGAACATGAGCGCCAGTGTTCTCCTCCTGACGGCCATGAGTATTGACCGCTGGGTGTCCGTCATGTGGCCATTCTGGGCCAAAGTCCATAGATCTCGTAACCTGGTGAGATTCAGTGTAGCGATCATCTGGGGGCTGAGCTTCACTGTGGCCGGTGCTGTGTATTACATACATAGATACCATGTAGGTTCTCTATATGAATGGTGTATATATAGATATTACATTTATTATTATAACCCAGAGTTACATCAGACCATTCACCTGATCAGATTGGTTATAATGTGTGTGATCCCGTTTCTCATCATCGTCACCTCTTATGTCACCATTTTCTACAAACTTAGAAAAAGTAAGAGATCCCAGAGATCTCAGAGATCctccaggatcatcaccgctgttaTATCGTGTTTCTTCATCTGCTGGTTTCCATATTACATCTGCCGACTAACACCCTGGTATCATAGATATAACATCACACCCAATTATTGGGATTACATAACATACCATATAGTAGACACTATCGTTACCAGCCTGGCTTATCTGAACAGTTGCCTGAATCCGATCATTTATGTGTTCCTGACACCGGATTTCCAACACGGTTTCCTCAGATCCATCCCCTCCAGGCTAGAAAGAGCCTTTGGTGACCATCCTAATGACCTGAGCAGAGAGCGAGGAGACACAGGAGACACTCGCCCTGCTGCTGTGTAA